ATGTTCCCTGTGCTCATCCCATACGCTGGGCAGATGATCACTGCTTCAGGAAAGGCCTCCACGAGGACGTGCAGGCACCAGAGAAAGCTGCCGCCGTAGCCATGCAGGAAAACGATGCAGTTCGTGTCCTGTGTCACCTCGTTCGGCACGTACACGGTAGCCAGACCTTCCCTGGGTTTCGCTTCGCTATAGCAGTAGGGCAGCGCAGTGGGAGCTCGTTGAAACAGGGCGTCGCCTGCCATGAGCCTGTATCGCTCTGCCGTGAGGCGCTGTAGTTTCTCAGCATCCGCCTTCGACAGCCCGAGCATCTGGGGCTGGCTCAAGCTCAATGAGACGATGGCCGCCTCCGGCAAGGTTTGCACGGCAAGGCGGAAGGCCGGCAACCAGTCGCCCGCGCTGCCGCTGAGCTTCACGGGTGGTGCTGCGTGCGCACTCTCCCAGCGCACCTGCACCACCCTCTGCGCTGTGGCTGTGGTGCAGCCGCAGATCAGCGCGAGACAGCAAAGGACGGCACGCATGTATTTCTCATATCATGCCGCTCGGATTCCTCCAAGCACTAGTCCAGCTTGAGCGGGGGGGGTGGAGCCAGTTTGATCGGGCTTTGCGGCTGGCCTTCCTCTTCCATCACAGGTACGGCTCGTGGCACGACCTCTCCACTCTCATCCA
The window above is part of the Roseimicrobium gellanilyticum genome. Proteins encoded here:
- a CDS encoding alpha/beta fold hydrolase, with the translated sequence MRAVLCCLALICGCTTATAQRVVQVRWESAHAAPPVKLSGSAGDWLPAFRLAVQTLPEAAIVSLSLSQPQMLGLSKADAEKLQRLTAERYRLMAGDALFQRAPTALPYCYSEAKPREGLATVYVPNEVTQDTNCIVFLHGYGGSFLWCLHVLVEAFPEAVIICPAYGMSTGNIPPAYVKEAITRTISVTGTSLPRPVLMGLSAGGFGACKVYADTPQDWKRLICLAAYAPDTVLTEFTKGMDVCFLAGEKEEFVSNGYFNRGVQQARARGGLVRANLIPEAGHFFLLEKQETTFSILKEWMK